GTAGCTGATGAACTTGGCCATGCCCTTGTCCGCACTGACCTTAGTCAAGGCCGCCGTCAACGTCGTCTTGCCATGGTCCACGTGCCCGATCGTCCCGATATTCACATGCGGCTTCCGCCGCTCATATTTCGCCTT
This genomic stretch from Nitrospirota bacterium harbors:
- a CDS encoding GTP-binding protein, producing MAKAKYERRKPHVNIGTIGHVDHGKTTLTAALTKVSADKGMAKFISY